A single genomic interval of Psychroserpens sp. NJDZ02 harbors:
- the hemC gene encoding hydroxymethylbilane synthase, giving the protein MSKIIRIGTRDSALALYQAKAVQSQLKELGHQTVLVPLKSTGDIVLDKPLHELGITGIFTRTLDIAMLNGDIDIAVHSFKDVPTQLPTGIVQAAVVKRGNFKDTLVFKNNEEFLGSREAVIATGSLRRRAQWLNRFPTHTLIDLRGNVNTRLQKLEDSDWNGAIFAAAGIGRLDIRPEDAVNLDWMIPAPAQGTIMVAALADDVETLEILAEINHKETEICTKIERDFLRKLEGGCTAPIGALAFIKDEEVTFEGILLSKDGTKKIQVKRVKALNEHHDIAEWCANYILERGGNRLMDELQESHIKTNIYSTKSLTEDQRFLFNEKVKSESSDFVKISLNRIHPRFLKNEIQNVVITSQNAVDALLTNYSAIELQFKNIYCVGRRTKKMIENRIGKVLHTEKNAKKLADYLVDHMEGSEVTYFCSDVRLDDLPKILAENNITINEVEAYQTKLDSIELPESVEGVMFYSPSTVQSYKKENDANGIAFCIGETTAKEASKHFDDIRIAKVPTVESVIELVNDYYV; this is encoded by the coding sequence ATGTCTAAAATAATTAGAATCGGAACGCGCGATAGCGCGTTAGCTTTATATCAAGCAAAAGCAGTACAAAGTCAATTAAAAGAATTAGGTCATCAAACTGTTTTGGTTCCCTTAAAATCTACAGGAGACATTGTACTAGACAAACCACTTCACGAATTAGGTATTACAGGTATTTTTACACGCACTTTAGACATCGCCATGTTAAATGGAGATATCGATATTGCTGTACATTCCTTTAAAGATGTGCCTACTCAATTACCAACTGGAATTGTCCAAGCTGCTGTTGTTAAACGTGGTAATTTTAAAGACACACTAGTGTTTAAAAATAACGAAGAATTTTTAGGTTCAAGAGAAGCCGTTATCGCAACTGGAAGTTTACGCAGACGCGCACAATGGTTAAATCGCTTTCCAACACACACGTTGATAGACTTAAGAGGAAACGTAAATACTAGATTACAAAAACTAGAAGATAGTGATTGGAATGGTGCTATTTTTGCTGCTGCTGGTATTGGTCGTTTAGATATTAGACCCGAAGATGCTGTAAATTTAGACTGGATGATTCCTGCTCCTGCGCAAGGGACAATTATGGTTGCAGCTTTAGCTGACGACGTCGAAACTCTTGAGATCTTAGCTGAAATCAATCACAAGGAAACTGAGATTTGCACAAAAATCGAACGTGATTTTTTAAGAAAACTAGAAGGTGGTTGTACAGCTCCAATTGGTGCTTTAGCTTTTATTAAAGATGAAGAAGTAACGTTTGAAGGTATATTATTAAGTAAAGACGGGACTAAAAAAATACAAGTAAAACGCGTCAAAGCATTAAACGAACATCATGATATTGCAGAATGGTGTGCTAATTACATATTAGAGCGTGGTGGTAATCGTTTAATGGACGAACTTCAAGAGTCTCATATAAAAACAAATATTTACTCTACAAAATCATTAACAGAGGATCAACGTTTTTTGTTTAACGAAAAAGTAAAATCGGAAAGCTCGGACTTTGTAAAGATTAGTTTAAATAGAATTCATCCAAGATTTCTTAAAAACGAAATTCAAAATGTAGTCATTACTAGTCAAAATGCTGTAGACGCTTTATTGACAAACTACTCAGCTATCGAACTTCAGTTTAAAAACATTTATTGTGTTGGACGTCGTACTAAAAAAATGATCGAAAACCGCATAGGAAAAGTGCTACACACGGAGAAAAACGCAAAGAAACTAGCAGACTATTTAGTTGATCACATGGAAGGTTCAGAAGTTACTTATTTTTGTAGTGATGTACGATTGGATGATTTACCTAAAATTCTTGCAGAAAACAATATAACCATTAACGAAGTAGAAGCTTATCAAACTAAACTGGATAGTATTGAACTTCCAGAAAGTGTTGAAGGCGTAATGTTTTACAGTCCATCAACGGTACAGAGTTATAAAAAAGAAAATGATGCCAATGGTATTGCATTCTGTATTGGCGAAACAACAGCAAAAGAAGCTAGTAAGCATTTTGATGATATCCGCATTGCTAAAGTACCAACAGTTGAAAGTGTTATTGAACTGGTAAACGACTATTATGTATAG
- a CDS encoding TraB/GumN family protein, which translates to MKNHFLTFFCVISFVSFSQNKNKEQSLLWEISGNNLDKPSYIYGTMHVSAKVAFRLDDVFFEALENSESIALESDPSTWLAFNYETTTLAPQNYSQAYDKNFYSSLFGLEHPEEVAIRGSIRSDNRMINGYLYRKDGYADNFEEETYLDMFIYQAGKKKKKKIYSLEDIEESRYLVSKAQRNARKNKIDPWLTKLYEKENPYLVQENTYRDRNLTLLDSIGAASNTEFFRKNMLYTRNANMVHVMDSLMQSQTVFAGVGAAHLPGKKGLLKMLENKGYTVKPLVSKQSNVAQTKKEHLENYIAPSKLKTASTPDGFLTLKTFTELYEFYHSGQKYYISPDMTNGAYLTISRFNTFEYLPSEKEISLERLDNFLFEDIPGDIIKKEILKTPYPGISILNKTKKGDYQKYHIYKTPLEVVLIKFAGQKDYVLKNEASIFDSITFKTPSNDFETFTSTYNKYEVNFPKYHTTDNIENAGQKLIQGNIGEDYYFLKEVAFNDAFYIEEDKFEAKFIVTNFFKDFDIEDSEGSYNNNKYYSYEGIAKKDSTTTQNIHLKSIVKDGSYFLMGYVGPTKTKADDFFKTFKFKKVKQEGFEKITDTSLHFSVITNTKPIPPYNSYGSRNTKDYEEQIKRTTYYSKTNEQIFITKLKFHDLQMYKNVDSLWNDIDSEVKLSQDIDDFNKYIIADKKKYKKEDQYVYEYTLKDSLSAKAILVKNILKKGALFEIKSLTDTISQPSQFVTNFYDSFQPIDTLLGESVFSDKTERFFKALRDNDSIVFKARTKIKFNKSNASTMIDLIKNFEFPDNKEEFKTFLISELAQLEDPRTDAFLNTLYEESYSEPDIQNTILRSLLNKPTKKSYNTFLTLLDKDLPLSGSISSMFYNYKDSLQLKRTLFPALMEYTSIEEYREPIYELLARLKDSSIIKTKSYKKFKKQLITDGKIEVKRSLGSKSSYNYRTYSSSLYAFVKLIFPFRKEIKAKNFFDKLLDSDNVSALSTYYILLEEAGEPIPEKLKEKTIDDYKNQATLVDKMYRKKLYKPYLTEKISQEMYAKSTLFRNTTIEKERDSIHFLGKKEFNTDDDKKGDMYFYMLVQKEEKDETKRFYYAGFLKPEKPGRLQTKIYYESSYSGDYIDENQEEDQLIKDVLDLVIHKNRKRLNEGGY; encoded by the coding sequence ATGAAAAACCACTTTCTCACATTCTTCTGTGTAATTTCTTTTGTCTCATTTTCTCAGAACAAAAACAAAGAACAAAGTTTACTCTGGGAGATTTCTGGTAACAATCTTGATAAACCTTCTTACATTTATGGCACAATGCACGTCAGTGCAAAAGTTGCTTTTAGATTAGACGATGTATTTTTTGAAGCTTTAGAAAATAGCGAGAGTATCGCATTGGAGTCCGACCCTTCTACATGGCTAGCATTTAATTACGAAACCACAACGTTAGCACCCCAAAATTACTCACAGGCTTACGATAAAAACTTTTACTCTAGTCTATTTGGCTTAGAACACCCAGAAGAAGTAGCGATTAGAGGAAGTATACGATCTGACAACAGAATGATTAATGGTTATCTATACAGAAAGGATGGTTATGCTGATAATTTTGAAGAAGAGACTTACTTGGATATGTTTATCTACCAAGCAGGTAAAAAGAAAAAGAAAAAAATTTATAGTTTAGAAGATATTGAGGAGTCCCGCTATCTAGTTTCAAAAGCACAACGTAATGCCAGAAAAAACAAAATTGACCCTTGGTTAACTAAACTATACGAAAAAGAAAACCCTTATTTAGTTCAAGAAAACACGTATAGAGATAGAAATCTAACACTTTTAGACTCTATAGGAGCTGCCTCAAACACAGAGTTTTTCCGAAAAAACATGTTGTACACACGTAATGCAAATATGGTACACGTTATGGATTCTTTAATGCAGTCTCAAACGGTATTTGCCGGAGTTGGAGCTGCACATTTACCTGGAAAAAAGGGCCTGTTAAAAATGTTAGAAAACAAAGGCTACACTGTAAAACCGTTAGTGTCCAAACAATCAAACGTCGCCCAAACTAAAAAAGAACATTTAGAGAACTATATTGCCCCATCAAAATTAAAAACAGCAAGCACACCTGATGGCTTTTTAACTCTAAAAACATTTACAGAGCTATACGAGTTTTATCATAGCGGTCAAAAATATTATATCTCGCCAGACATGACCAATGGTGCATACTTAACCATTAGTCGTTTTAACACCTTTGAATACCTACCAAGTGAAAAAGAAATCTCACTAGAGCGTTTAGATAATTTTTTATTCGAAGATATTCCAGGTGATATTATAAAAAAAGAAATACTAAAAACACCGTATCCGGGTATTAGCATATTAAATAAAACTAAAAAAGGAGATTATCAAAAATATCATATTTACAAAACACCGTTAGAGGTTGTTCTTATCAAATTTGCAGGACAAAAAGACTATGTTTTAAAAAACGAAGCTAGTATTTTTGATTCTATTACATTTAAAACACCAAGCAATGACTTTGAAACATTCACTTCTACTTATAACAAATACGAAGTTAATTTTCCAAAATACCACACCACGGATAACATCGAGAATGCTGGTCAAAAACTAATTCAAGGTAACATAGGAGAAGACTATTATTTCTTGAAAGAAGTCGCATTTAACGATGCCTTTTATATTGAAGAAGACAAATTTGAAGCCAAGTTTATAGTCACTAACTTTTTTAAAGATTTTGATATCGAAGATTCAGAAGGCAGCTATAACAACAATAAATACTATAGCTATGAAGGCATTGCCAAAAAGGATTCGACTACAACACAAAACATACATTTAAAAAGTATTGTAAAAGATGGTAGCTATTTTTTAATGGGCTATGTTGGACCCACAAAAACCAAAGCAGATGACTTTTTTAAAACATTTAAATTTAAGAAAGTAAAACAAGAAGGTTTTGAGAAAATAACAGATACTTCTCTACATTTTTCTGTAATAACCAATACAAAACCAATACCTCCTTACAACTCTTACGGTAGCAGAAACACAAAAGATTACGAAGAACAAATCAAACGCACCACTTACTACTCTAAAACAAATGAGCAAATTTTTATTACTAAACTAAAATTTCATGACTTACAGATGTATAAAAACGTTGATAGTTTATGGAACGACATTGACAGTGAAGTAAAATTATCGCAAGACATTGATGACTTTAACAAGTACATTATTGCCGACAAAAAGAAATACAAAAAAGAAGACCAATATGTTTACGAGTACACCTTAAAAGACTCGTTAAGCGCTAAGGCCATATTAGTAAAAAACATATTAAAAAAAGGAGCCCTCTTCGAAATTAAAAGTTTAACAGATACCATATCTCAACCATCACAATTTGTAACCAATTTCTATGACTCTTTTCAGCCGATAGACACACTGCTTGGTGAATCCGTTTTTAGCGATAAAACAGAACGCTTTTTTAAGGCACTGCGCGACAATGATAGTATTGTATTTAAAGCAAGAACTAAAATTAAGTTTAATAAATCTAACGCAAGTACGATGATTGACTTAATTAAAAACTTCGAATTCCCAGACAACAAGGAAGAATTCAAAACCTTTTTAATTTCTGAATTAGCCCAACTTGAAGACCCAAGAACTGATGCTTTTTTAAATACACTGTATGAAGAGTCGTATTCTGAACCAGACATTCAAAATACCATTTTAAGATCATTATTAAATAAGCCTACAAAAAAGTCATACAATACCTTTTTAACCTTACTTGATAAAGATTTACCATTAAGCGGCTCCATAAGCTCTATGTTTTACAACTACAAGGACTCTTTACAGCTTAAAAGAACGCTGTTTCCTGCCTTAATGGAATACACCTCTATTGAAGAGTACAGAGAACCAATTTACGAGTTATTAGCTCGATTAAAAGACAGTAGCATCATTAAGACCAAATCCTACAAAAAGTTTAAAAAACAGCTAATAACAGATGGTAAAATAGAAGTAAAACGTAGTTTAGGCTCTAAATCTTCCTATAATTACAGGACTTACAGTAGTTCTTTGTACGCTTTTGTAAAATTAATTTTCCCTTTCCGAAAAGAAATAAAAGCCAAAAACTTTTTTGACAAGTTATTAGATAGTGATAATGTATCCGCCTTAAGCACCTACTATATCTTACTAGAAGAAGCAGGAGAACCTATTCCTGAAAAATTAAAAGAAAAAACTATTGATGACTATAAAAACCAAGCGACATTAGTCGATAAGATGTATAGAAAAAAATTATACAAACCCTATTTAACCGAAAAAATAAGTCAGGAAATGTATGCTAAGTCAACACTTTTCAGAAACACAACCATAGAAAAAGAACGAGATTCGATTCACTTTTTAGGTAAAAAAGAATTTAATACAGATGATGATAAAAAAGGCGACATGTACTTTTACATGCTAGTTCAAAAAGAAGAAAAAGACGAAACAAAACGATTTTACTATGCAGGCTTTTTAAAACCGGAAAAACCAGGTAGACTACAAACAAAAATCTACTACGAATCTAGCTATAGCGGAGATTACATTGACGAAAACCAAGAAGAAGATCAATTAATAAAAGACGTCTTAGATCTAGTCATCCATAAAAACCGAAAACGACTGAACGAAGGAGGTTATTAA
- a CDS encoding CopD family protein, whose amino-acid sequence MEYYYNYIKALHLIFVVTWFAGLFYIPRLFVYQIEAFHKPSPDKEILGEQLKLMAKRLWFIITWPSAILATIFAVWLLILQPFWLQQPWMHVKLTFVLLLFLYQLQTHVYYKQLQKDVVKKTSNFMRLWNEGATFILFAVVFLVIVKSAINWVFGVSGVIVLGVLLMVGFKLYKRIRAKNPNA is encoded by the coding sequence ATGGAATACTATTATAACTACATAAAAGCTTTACATTTAATATTTGTGGTAACCTGGTTTGCGGGTTTGTTCTACATTCCTAGATTGTTTGTTTATCAAATAGAAGCGTTTCATAAGCCATCACCTGATAAAGAAATTTTGGGAGAACAGCTAAAGTTAATGGCCAAGCGTTTGTGGTTTATTATTACTTGGCCTAGTGCAATTTTGGCAACTATTTTTGCTGTTTGGTTATTAATTTTACAACCTTTTTGGTTGCAACAACCATGGATGCATGTTAAATTAACTTTTGTGTTATTGTTGTTTTTATATCAATTGCAAACGCATGTTTATTATAAGCAGTTACAAAAAGATGTCGTTAAAAAAACATCAAATTTTATGCGATTATGGAATGAAGGAGCTACTTTTATTCTGTTTGCAGTAGTCTTTTTAGTGATCGTTAAAAGTGCGATAAATTGGGTGTTTGGTGTTAGTGGTGTCATAGTTTTAGGGGTGTTATTAATGGTAGGTTTTAAACTGTATAAACGCATCCGGGCTAAAAATCCAAACGCTTAG
- the hemH gene encoding ferrochelatase — protein sequence MRKGVLLVNLGSPESPEPKDVKKYLGEFLMDERVIDVPLWARTLLVKGIILNTRPKQSAKAYKKIWWEEGSPLIVLSERLQEAVQKHTELPIALAMRYGSMTIKKGLQELVDKGVEEVFIIPLYPQFAMATTETILVLAEEVRQANFPNLKIDSLPAFYNKPEYIKVLAESVKGHLQGKDYEHLLFSYHGVPERHIRKSDITKSHCKIDGSCCETASKAHEFCYRHQCKEVTRLVGEYLGLEDNSYSTSFQSRLGFDPWLQPYTDRTIERLGKKGIKSMAIVTPAFVSDCLETLEEIAMEGEEIFHELGGKDFTTVPCLNTDASWVKLLSDWINQWSETTVKA from the coding sequence ATGAGAAAAGGCGTACTGCTTGTTAATCTTGGTTCTCCAGAAAGTCCAGAACCAAAAGATGTAAAAAAATATTTAGGCGAATTTTTAATGGACGAACGCGTTATTGACGTTCCGCTTTGGGCTAGAACCTTACTAGTAAAAGGTATTATACTAAATACAAGACCAAAACAAAGTGCTAAGGCCTACAAGAAAATTTGGTGGGAAGAAGGATCTCCGTTAATTGTATTGTCAGAACGGCTACAAGAGGCAGTTCAAAAACATACGGAGTTACCAATAGCTTTAGCGATGCGTTATGGAAGTATGACTATTAAAAAAGGTTTACAAGAATTAGTGGATAAAGGTGTTGAGGAAGTCTTTATAATTCCATTATATCCTCAATTTGCGATGGCAACTACAGAGACTATTTTGGTTTTAGCTGAAGAGGTTAGACAGGCTAATTTTCCGAATCTAAAAATAGATAGTTTACCTGCTTTTTATAATAAACCTGAGTATATTAAAGTTCTAGCCGAGTCTGTTAAAGGGCATTTGCAAGGTAAAGATTACGAACATTTGTTGTTTTCTTACCACGGTGTACCAGAACGTCACATTAGAAAAAGCGATATTACTAAAAGTCATTGCAAAATCGATGGAAGCTGTTGCGAAACTGCAAGTAAAGCGCATGAGTTTTGCTATAGACATCAATGTAAAGAAGTCACGCGTTTGGTGGGAGAGTATTTAGGATTGGAAGACAATAGCTACTCGACATCATTTCAATCTAGACTAGGTTTTGACCCATGGTTGCAACCTTATACTGATCGTACGATTGAGCGATTAGGTAAAAAAGGAATCAAAAGTATGGCAATTGTAACGCCTGCTTTTGTTAGTGATTGTTTGGAGACTTTAGAAGAAATAGCAATGGAAGGAGAAGAGATTTTCCACGAATTAGGCGGTAAGGATTTTACGACAGTACCTTGTTTAAATACAGATGCTAGTTGGGTTAAATTATTGTCAGATTGGATTAATCAATGGTCAGAAACAACGGTTAAGGCGTAA
- the hemA gene encoding glutamyl-tRNA reductase — MEHYHMSTGTYFYALGLSYKKADADIRGKFSLDETSKSALLNQAKSNGIQSLIVTSTCNRTEIYGFAEHPYQLIQLLCDNTKGTVDEFQKYAYIYKSQEAITHLFRVGSGLDSQILGDFEIIGQLKKSTIASKEHGLLNPFIERLVNSVIQASKRIKTETEISSGATSVSFASVQYILNTIDNVTDKNILLFGTGKIGRNTCENLVKHTKNEQITLINRTKGKAEAVAGKFNLVVKDYANLQEEINQADILIVATGAQNPTVDKQLIQSTKDLLILDLSIPKNVDENVTDLPNVKRIHLDDLSQITDETLERRKKQVPLAESIIEDIKAEFIGWLETRKFAPTIKALKHKLQGFKNAELDTQRKKMANFNEEQAEIISNKIIQKITNHFAHHLKDDAFSTDESLELIKKVFHLENTTKHV, encoded by the coding sequence ATGGAGCACTATCACATGTCAACAGGCACATATTTTTACGCCTTAGGTTTAAGTTATAAAAAAGCAGACGCAGATATTAGAGGTAAATTCAGTTTGGATGAAACGTCTAAATCAGCGCTTTTAAATCAAGCTAAGTCTAATGGTATACAAAGCCTAATCGTTACTTCAACTTGCAACCGTACAGAAATTTACGGATTTGCAGAACACCCCTATCAACTCATTCAACTATTGTGTGACAACACAAAAGGTACTGTTGATGAGTTTCAAAAATACGCTTACATCTATAAAAGTCAAGAAGCCATCACCCACTTATTTAGAGTCGGATCTGGTTTAGACAGTCAAATTTTAGGTGATTTTGAAATCATAGGTCAGCTTAAAAAAAGCACGATAGCCTCTAAAGAGCACGGATTACTAAATCCATTTATAGAGCGCTTAGTAAACTCTGTCATACAAGCAAGCAAACGAATAAAAACTGAAACCGAAATATCTTCAGGTGCCACAAGCGTTTCTTTTGCTTCTGTACAATACATTTTAAACACGATTGATAACGTTACAGATAAAAACATTTTACTATTCGGAACGGGTAAAATTGGTCGTAATACTTGCGAAAACTTAGTAAAACACACTAAAAATGAGCAAATAACATTAATAAACAGGACAAAAGGTAAAGCCGAAGCTGTCGCTGGTAAATTTAATTTAGTAGTTAAGGATTATGCTAACTTACAAGAAGAAATCAATCAAGCTGATATCCTAATTGTAGCCACTGGCGCGCAAAACCCAACGGTGGACAAGCAGTTAATCCAATCTACAAAAGACTTATTAATTTTAGATTTATCGATTCCTAAAAACGTAGACGAAAACGTAACAGACTTACCTAACGTCAAACGTATACATTTAGATGATTTATCACAAATTACAGACGAAACGTTAGAACGCAGAAAAAAACAAGTACCGTTAGCTGAAAGTATTATTGAAGATATTAAAGCTGAATTTATAGGTTGGTTAGAAACAAGAAAATTTGCGCCAACTATAAAAGCATTAAAACACAAACTACAAGGTTTTAAAAACGCTGAACTAGATACACAACGCAAGAAAATGGCTAACTTCAATGAAGAACAAGCCGAAATTATAAGTAACAAAATTATTCAAAAAATAACCAATCATTTCGCGCATCACTTAAAAGATGATGCTTTCTCAACCGACGAAAGTTTGGAACTAATCAAAAAAGTGTTTCACCTAGAAAACACCACAAAGCATGTCTAA
- a CDS encoding MATE family efflux transporter has protein sequence MQTSQSSNLGTETISKLLIKQAVPASIGILVMSLNILVDTIFVGQWIGSTAIAAINVVLPVSFFIAALGMSIGVGGSSIISRALGANKKEKALKTFGNQVSLTLVFTVAFAAFGLYFVDQLIPAFGGKGNIFDPAKVYYEIILYGVPVLGFVMMGNTVIRAEGKPKFAMYAMLIPSVGNLVLDYVFIGVLDLGMAGAAWATTGSYIVSFLFIFWYFLSDNSELKINLSHFNLQKSIVSEIGSLGFVTLARQAVVSVTFLLVNNALFDYGGETSVTAYAIVGRMSMFALFPVFGVTQGFIPIAGYNFGSQQYGRVKEVIYTAIKYATLLGTIVFIGLMFFPEIITKWFTTDLDVIDVTPNNMRWAFAAVPILSLQLIGAAYFQAVGKALPALLLTLTRQAIFFIPLMYILPIYFGEFGIWISFPIADVLSTIVTGFFLRREMKLKLNISEA, from the coding sequence ATGCAAACAAGTCAATCCTCCAATTTAGGAACAGAAACCATAAGCAAACTCTTGATTAAGCAAGCGGTGCCAGCGTCTATTGGTATTCTGGTAATGTCGTTAAATATTTTAGTAGATACTATTTTTGTGGGGCAATGGATTGGGTCAACTGCAATAGCGGCTATCAATGTTGTTTTACCAGTGTCTTTTTTTATTGCGGCTTTAGGGATGAGTATTGGTGTTGGAGGATCGTCTATTATTTCTCGTGCTTTAGGTGCTAATAAAAAAGAAAAAGCACTTAAGACTTTTGGTAATCAAGTCTCTTTAACTTTAGTTTTCACGGTTGCTTTCGCGGCGTTTGGGCTTTATTTTGTAGATCAGTTAATACCTGCGTTTGGGGGAAAAGGTAATATTTTTGATCCAGCCAAAGTGTACTATGAAATAATCTTGTATGGTGTTCCTGTTTTAGGATTTGTAATGATGGGTAATACTGTGATACGTGCAGAGGGTAAGCCTAAATTTGCGATGTATGCCATGCTTATTCCTTCCGTAGGTAACTTGGTTTTGGATTACGTTTTTATTGGGGTGTTAGATTTAGGAATGGCTGGTGCTGCATGGGCAACAACGGGATCTTATATTGTGTCTTTCTTATTTATATTTTGGTATTTCCTGTCAGATAATTCCGAACTAAAAATCAATCTTTCTCATTTTAATCTGCAAAAAAGTATAGTATCAGAAATAGGGTCTTTAGGATTTGTAACGTTGGCAAGGCAAGCGGTGGTAAGTGTTACATTTTTGCTAGTTAATAATGCCTTATTTGACTATGGTGGTGAAACGTCTGTAACAGCATATGCTATTGTCGGAAGGATGAGTATGTTTGCTTTGTTTCCAGTATTTGGTGTTACGCAAGGGTTTATTCCTATTGCAGGTTATAACTTTGGATCGCAACAATATGGGCGTGTAAAGGAAGTGATTTATACAGCTATAAAATATGCAACACTGCTGGGTACGATAGTCTTTATTGGTTTGATGTTTTTTCCAGAAATCATTACTAAATGGTTTACTACGGATTTGGACGTTATTGATGTGACCCCAAATAATATGAGATGGGCATTTGCTGCGGTTCCAATTTTATCGTTACAGTTAATAGGGGCGGCTTATTTTCAGGCTGTCGGAAAAGCATTGCCAGCATTACTATTAACGTTAACTAGACAAGCTATTTTCTTTATTCCTTTAATGTATATTTTACCTATTTATTTTGGCGAATTTGGGATTTGGATATCTTTTCCAATTGCAGATGTTTTGTCTACAATTGTTACCGGCTTCTTTCTGCGTAGAGAAATGAAGCTAAAATTAAATATATCAGAAGCATAA
- a CDS encoding helix-turn-helix transcriptional regulator: protein MEQSSSLKNVAKSSFAETQVDEGVFVLTYQNETAKNQTVERFIDSSFIQFHFCLKGGSDFIFNNGSYVLNIAEETSLLLYNPQRDLPIHLEVKPDCWLVSVLISIKKFHGLFSQEADYITFLSSDNKDKKYYKDGKISPSMAIALNQIVNYNLNSSIKTLYFKGKAYELLSLYFNRGEDADIEQCPFLVDETNVTKIKKAKDIIIARVSEPPTLQELSEEISLPLKKLKEGFKQIYGDSVFSFLLDYKMEVARKLLETGGNNVNEVGLKVGYSTSSHFIAAFKKKYGITPKKYIQSI from the coding sequence ATGGAGCAGTCTTCTTCTTTAAAAAATGTCGCTAAAAGTTCGTTTGCTGAAACGCAAGTGGATGAAGGTGTTTTTGTGTTAACTTATCAAAATGAAACAGCTAAAAATCAAACTGTTGAACGGTTTATTGATAGTAGTTTTATTCAGTTTCATTTTTGTTTAAAAGGGGGTAGTGACTTTATTTTTAACAATGGGAGTTATGTTTTAAACATTGCTGAAGAGACGTCTTTGTTGCTTTATAATCCGCAACGTGATTTGCCAATTCATTTAGAGGTTAAACCAGACTGTTGGTTGGTTTCGGTTTTAATATCCATCAAGAAATTTCATGGCTTGTTTTCTCAAGAAGCGGATTATATTACTTTTTTGAGCAGTGATAATAAAGACAAGAAGTATTATAAAGACGGAAAAATTTCGCCATCCATGGCTATTGCGTTAAATCAAATTGTGAATTATAACCTTAATTCGTCCATAAAAACATTATATTTTAAAGGGAAGGCTTACGAGTTGTTGAGCCTGTATTTTAATAGAGGTGAAGATGCAGATATCGAACAGTGCCCGTTTTTAGTAGATGAAACCAATGTGACTAAAATTAAAAAAGCTAAGGATATAATTATCGCAAGAGTATCAGAACCACCAACGCTTCAAGAATTATCGGAAGAAATAAGCTTGCCTTTAAAGAAACTAAAAGAAGGATTTAAGCAGATTTATGGCGATTCTGTTTTTAGTTTTTTATTGGATTATAAGATGGAGGTTGCTAGAAAACTATTGGAAACAGGTGGTAATAATGTAAATGAAGTTGGTTTGAAAGTTGGTTATAGTACCTCTAGTCATTTTATTGCGGCTTTTAAAAAGAAGTATGGTATTACGCCTAAAAAGTATATACAGTCAATCTAA